A single region of the Musa acuminata AAA Group cultivar baxijiao chromosome BXJ1-11, Cavendish_Baxijiao_AAA, whole genome shotgun sequence genome encodes:
- the LOC135596860 gene encoding trihelix transcription factor GTL1-like isoform X2 codes for MQQQQEGGSQFGGPSSETAGHRAGAFLQPPPLLAEAASPISSRRPPPEDAAADFDEMGPAVAGGGFPDEDAERGGAPGNRWPRQETLALLKIRSEMDAAFRDATIKGPLWEEVSRKLAELGYERSAKKCKEKFENVHKYYKRKKDGRAGRQDGKTYRFYSELEALHRTGGGGATTPAAIAARPLAAATSSPFSFTTGMAGPSGTRIQVSPISGGAPPPVTMPTSVVPEHGAQGVSSSAAAAAAAGLGFSSNSSSSSSSESDDADTEEAGGVGKGRKRKHRGSARYRRQMMAFFEGLMKQVMERQEAMQQRFLDAIDKREQDRMKREEAWRLQEMSRLSLEQELLVQERAMAASRDSAVVSYLQKVSGQSIPLAATPAAASSIAPRPPQPSHTLPPPTLPQQAQPPQQQRDAQQSSATQMAPISSEAQEGQGSGSFEPTSSSRWPKAEVHALIDLRSSLESSYQDSGPKGPLWEEISTGMQRLGYNRSAKRCKEKWENINKYFKKVKEGNRKRPEDSKTCPYFHQLDALYRKKLLGSSGGGTSSSSVGVKPQQEPISQEQHQQRPATKTPDDSGNDNGNSNGGNAEGGEGRDGAQVQTSEGGHRPTFFEEAMKKKTS; via the exons atgcagcagcagcaggaagGAGGGTCACAATTCGGGGGGCCTTCCTCGGAGACGGCCGGACACAGAGCTGGCGCCTTCCTCCAGCCGCCGCCGCTGTTGGCGGAGGCCGCTTCCCCCATCAGCAGTCGTCGCCCGCCGCCGGAGGACGCTGCCGCCGATTTCGACGAGATGGGTCCCGCGGTGGCCGGCGGCGGCTTCCCGGACGAGGATGCCGAGCGCGGCGGCGCGCCCGGTAACCGCTGGCCGCGGCAGGAGACGCTGGCGCTGCTGAAGATCCGCTCCGAGATGGACGCCGCATTCCGCGATGCCACCATTAAGGGCCCTCTGTGGGAAGAAGTCTCCAG GAAGCTAGCGGAGTTGGGCTACGAGAGGAGCGCCAAGAAGTGCAAGGAGAAGTTCGAGAACGTGCACAAGTACTACAAGCGCAAGAAGGATGGCCGGGCTGGCCGCCAGGACGGCAAGACCTACCGCTTCTACAGCGAGCTCGAGGCCCTCCATCGCACCGGCGGGGGAGGCGCCACCACGCCGGCTGCGATCGCCGCACgtcccctagctgctgccacgtcGTCCCCCTTTAGCTTCACCACCGGAATGGCGGGCCCCTCGGGTACTAGAATTCAAGTCTCGCCCATCTCCGGCGGAGCTCCACCGCCCGTGACCATGCCGACCAGTGTCGTCCCCGAGCACGGCGCACAAGGAGTCTCGAGCTCTGCtgccgccgcagctgcagccgggCTCGGCTTCTCGTCGAATTCTTCATCCTCTTCGTCGTCGGAGTCGGACGACGCGGACACCGAAGAGGCTGGTGGGGTCGGGAAAGGACGCAAGAGAAAGCATCGAGGGAGCGCTCGTTATAGGCGGCAGATGATGGCCTTCTTCGAAGGGCTGATGAAGCAGGTGATGGAGCGGCAGGAGGccatgcagcagcgtttcttggaCGCGATCGACAAAAGAGAGCAGGACCGGATGAAACGAGAGGAGGCGTGGCGGCTGCAGGAGATGTCGCGGCTCAGCCTGGAGCAGGAGCTGCTGGTCCAAGAGCGCGCCATGGCGGCGTCCCGAGACAGCGCAGTCGTCTCCTATCTTCAAAAGGTCAGCGGTCAATCCATCCCATTGGCCGCCACGCCGGCCGCCGCCTCCTCCATCGCACCCCGTCCTCCACAGCCGTCGCACACTCTGCCGCCACCAACCCTGCCACAACAAGCTCAGCCACCTCAGCAGCAACGTGATGCTCAGCAGTCATCAGCGACACAGATGGCGCCGATCAGTTCAGAGGCTCAGGAGGGTCAAGGCAGCGGGAGCTTCGAGCCGACGTCGTCCTCGAGGTGGCCAAAGGCGGAGGTCCATGCGCTCATCGATCTACGGAGCAGCCTCGAGTCGAGTTACCAGGACTCCGGCCCTAAGGGTCCCCTCTGGGAGGAGATCTCCACGGGAATGCAGCGGCTCGGGTACAACCGGAGTGCCAAGAGATGCAAGGAGAAGTGGGAGAACATCAACAAGTACTTCAAGAAGGTGAAGGAGGGCAACAGGAAACGGCCGGAGGACTCCAAGACCTGTCCTTACTTCCACCAATTGGACGCACTCTATCGCAAGAAACTGCTCGGCAGTAGCGGCGGCGGCACTAGCAGTAGCAGTGTGGGAGTCAAACCACAACAGGAGCCAATCTCACAAGAACAGCACCAACAGCGGCCTGCAACGAAGACCCCGGACGACAGTGGCAACGATAACGGAAACAGTAATGGTGGGAATGCTGAGGGCGGTGAAGGTCGCGATGGTGCACAAGTTCAAACGAGCGAAGGAGGACATCGGCCCACCTTCTTTGAAGAAGCGATGAAGAAG AAGACATCGTGA
- the LOC135596860 gene encoding trihelix transcription factor GTL1-like isoform X3, translated as MQQQQEGGSQFGGPSSETAGHRAGAFLQPPPLLAEAASPISSRRPPPEDAAADFDEMGPAVAGGGFPDEDAERGGAPGNRWPRQETLALLKIRSEMDAAFRDATIKGPLWEEVSRKLAELGYERSAKKCKEKFENVHKYYKRKKDGRAGRQDGKTYRFYSELEALHRTGGGGATTPAAIAARPLAAATSSPFSFTTGMAGPSGTRIQVSPISGGAPPPVTMPTSVVPEHGAQGVSSSAAAAAAAGLGFSSNSSSSSSSESDDADTEEAGGVGKGRKRKHRGSARYRRQMMAFFEGLMKQVMERQEAMQQRFLDAIDKREQDRMKREEAWRLQEMSRLSLEQELLVQERAMAASRDSAVVSYLQKVSGQSIPLAATPAAASSIAPRPPQPSHTLPPPTLPQQAQPPQQQRDAQQSSATQMAPISSEAQEGQGSGSFEPTSSSRWPKAEVHALIDLRSSLESSYQDSGPKGPLWEEISTGMQRLGYNRSAKRCKEKWENINKYFKKVKEGNRKRPEDSKTCPYFHQLDALYRKKLLGSSGGGTSSSSVGVKPQQEPISQEQHQQRPATKTPDDSGNDNGNSNGGNAEGGEGRDGAQVQTSEGGHRPTFFEEAMKKTS; from the exons atgcagcagcagcaggaagGAGGGTCACAATTCGGGGGGCCTTCCTCGGAGACGGCCGGACACAGAGCTGGCGCCTTCCTCCAGCCGCCGCCGCTGTTGGCGGAGGCCGCTTCCCCCATCAGCAGTCGTCGCCCGCCGCCGGAGGACGCTGCCGCCGATTTCGACGAGATGGGTCCCGCGGTGGCCGGCGGCGGCTTCCCGGACGAGGATGCCGAGCGCGGCGGCGCGCCCGGTAACCGCTGGCCGCGGCAGGAGACGCTGGCGCTGCTGAAGATCCGCTCCGAGATGGACGCCGCATTCCGCGATGCCACCATTAAGGGCCCTCTGTGGGAAGAAGTCTCCAG GAAGCTAGCGGAGTTGGGCTACGAGAGGAGCGCCAAGAAGTGCAAGGAGAAGTTCGAGAACGTGCACAAGTACTACAAGCGCAAGAAGGATGGCCGGGCTGGCCGCCAGGACGGCAAGACCTACCGCTTCTACAGCGAGCTCGAGGCCCTCCATCGCACCGGCGGGGGAGGCGCCACCACGCCGGCTGCGATCGCCGCACgtcccctagctgctgccacgtcGTCCCCCTTTAGCTTCACCACCGGAATGGCGGGCCCCTCGGGTACTAGAATTCAAGTCTCGCCCATCTCCGGCGGAGCTCCACCGCCCGTGACCATGCCGACCAGTGTCGTCCCCGAGCACGGCGCACAAGGAGTCTCGAGCTCTGCtgccgccgcagctgcagccgggCTCGGCTTCTCGTCGAATTCTTCATCCTCTTCGTCGTCGGAGTCGGACGACGCGGACACCGAAGAGGCTGGTGGGGTCGGGAAAGGACGCAAGAGAAAGCATCGAGGGAGCGCTCGTTATAGGCGGCAGATGATGGCCTTCTTCGAAGGGCTGATGAAGCAGGTGATGGAGCGGCAGGAGGccatgcagcagcgtttcttggaCGCGATCGACAAAAGAGAGCAGGACCGGATGAAACGAGAGGAGGCGTGGCGGCTGCAGGAGATGTCGCGGCTCAGCCTGGAGCAGGAGCTGCTGGTCCAAGAGCGCGCCATGGCGGCGTCCCGAGACAGCGCAGTCGTCTCCTATCTTCAAAAGGTCAGCGGTCAATCCATCCCATTGGCCGCCACGCCGGCCGCCGCCTCCTCCATCGCACCCCGTCCTCCACAGCCGTCGCACACTCTGCCGCCACCAACCCTGCCACAACAAGCTCAGCCACCTCAGCAGCAACGTGATGCTCAGCAGTCATCAGCGACACAGATGGCGCCGATCAGTTCAGAGGCTCAGGAGGGTCAAGGCAGCGGGAGCTTCGAGCCGACGTCGTCCTCGAGGTGGCCAAAGGCGGAGGTCCATGCGCTCATCGATCTACGGAGCAGCCTCGAGTCGAGTTACCAGGACTCCGGCCCTAAGGGTCCCCTCTGGGAGGAGATCTCCACGGGAATGCAGCGGCTCGGGTACAACCGGAGTGCCAAGAGATGCAAGGAGAAGTGGGAGAACATCAACAAGTACTTCAAGAAGGTGAAGGAGGGCAACAGGAAACGGCCGGAGGACTCCAAGACCTGTCCTTACTTCCACCAATTGGACGCACTCTATCGCAAGAAACTGCTCGGCAGTAGCGGCGGCGGCACTAGCAGTAGCAGTGTGGGAGTCAAACCACAACAGGAGCCAATCTCACAAGAACAGCACCAACAGCGGCCTGCAACGAAGACCCCGGACGACAGTGGCAACGATAACGGAAACAGTAATGGTGGGAATGCTGAGGGCGGTGAAGGTCGCGATGGTGCACAAGTTCAAACGAGCGAAGGAGGACATCGGCCCACCTTCTTTGAAGAAGCGATGAAGAAG ACATCGTGA
- the LOC135596860 gene encoding trihelix transcription factor GTL1-like isoform X1, protein MQQQQEGGSQFGGPSSETAGHRAGAFLQPPPLLAEAASPISSRRPPPEDAAADFDEMGPAVAGGGFPDEDAERGGAPGNRWPRQETLALLKIRSEMDAAFRDATIKGPLWEEVSRKLAELGYERSAKKCKEKFENVHKYYKRKKDGRAGRQDGKTYRFYSELEALHRTGGGGATTPAAIAARPLAAATSSPFSFTTGMAGPSGTRIQVSPISGGAPPPVTMPTSVVPEHGAQGVSSSAAAAAAAGLGFSSNSSSSSSSESDDADTEEAGGVGKGRKRKHRGSARYRRQMMAFFEGLMKQVMERQEAMQQRFLDAIDKREQDRMKREEAWRLQEMSRLSLEQELLVQERAMAASRDSAVVSYLQKVSGQSIPLAATPAAASSIAPRPPQPSHTLPPPTLPQQAQPPQQQRDAQQSSATQMAPISSEAQEGQGSGSFEPTSSSRWPKAEVHALIDLRSSLESSYQDSGPKGPLWEEISTGMQRLGYNRSAKRCKEKWENINKYFKKVKEGNRKRPEDSKTCPYFHQLDALYRKKLLGSSGGGTSSSSVGVKPQQEPISQEQHQQRPATKTPDDSGNDNGNSNGGNAEGGEGRDGAQVQTSEGGHRPTFFEEAMKKPEDIVKEPMERRQRQPVMDDPDKVDEPDSNNLHEDEEDDDDNEDDEDSKMQYEIQFQRQSVSGGGGNASTTASAAATTAAGSFLAVVQ, encoded by the exons atgcagcagcagcaggaagGAGGGTCACAATTCGGGGGGCCTTCCTCGGAGACGGCCGGACACAGAGCTGGCGCCTTCCTCCAGCCGCCGCCGCTGTTGGCGGAGGCCGCTTCCCCCATCAGCAGTCGTCGCCCGCCGCCGGAGGACGCTGCCGCCGATTTCGACGAGATGGGTCCCGCGGTGGCCGGCGGCGGCTTCCCGGACGAGGATGCCGAGCGCGGCGGCGCGCCCGGTAACCGCTGGCCGCGGCAGGAGACGCTGGCGCTGCTGAAGATCCGCTCCGAGATGGACGCCGCATTCCGCGATGCCACCATTAAGGGCCCTCTGTGGGAAGAAGTCTCCAG GAAGCTAGCGGAGTTGGGCTACGAGAGGAGCGCCAAGAAGTGCAAGGAGAAGTTCGAGAACGTGCACAAGTACTACAAGCGCAAGAAGGATGGCCGGGCTGGCCGCCAGGACGGCAAGACCTACCGCTTCTACAGCGAGCTCGAGGCCCTCCATCGCACCGGCGGGGGAGGCGCCACCACGCCGGCTGCGATCGCCGCACgtcccctagctgctgccacgtcGTCCCCCTTTAGCTTCACCACCGGAATGGCGGGCCCCTCGGGTACTAGAATTCAAGTCTCGCCCATCTCCGGCGGAGCTCCACCGCCCGTGACCATGCCGACCAGTGTCGTCCCCGAGCACGGCGCACAAGGAGTCTCGAGCTCTGCtgccgccgcagctgcagccgggCTCGGCTTCTCGTCGAATTCTTCATCCTCTTCGTCGTCGGAGTCGGACGACGCGGACACCGAAGAGGCTGGTGGGGTCGGGAAAGGACGCAAGAGAAAGCATCGAGGGAGCGCTCGTTATAGGCGGCAGATGATGGCCTTCTTCGAAGGGCTGATGAAGCAGGTGATGGAGCGGCAGGAGGccatgcagcagcgtttcttggaCGCGATCGACAAAAGAGAGCAGGACCGGATGAAACGAGAGGAGGCGTGGCGGCTGCAGGAGATGTCGCGGCTCAGCCTGGAGCAGGAGCTGCTGGTCCAAGAGCGCGCCATGGCGGCGTCCCGAGACAGCGCAGTCGTCTCCTATCTTCAAAAGGTCAGCGGTCAATCCATCCCATTGGCCGCCACGCCGGCCGCCGCCTCCTCCATCGCACCCCGTCCTCCACAGCCGTCGCACACTCTGCCGCCACCAACCCTGCCACAACAAGCTCAGCCACCTCAGCAGCAACGTGATGCTCAGCAGTCATCAGCGACACAGATGGCGCCGATCAGTTCAGAGGCTCAGGAGGGTCAAGGCAGCGGGAGCTTCGAGCCGACGTCGTCCTCGAGGTGGCCAAAGGCGGAGGTCCATGCGCTCATCGATCTACGGAGCAGCCTCGAGTCGAGTTACCAGGACTCCGGCCCTAAGGGTCCCCTCTGGGAGGAGATCTCCACGGGAATGCAGCGGCTCGGGTACAACCGGAGTGCCAAGAGATGCAAGGAGAAGTGGGAGAACATCAACAAGTACTTCAAGAAGGTGAAGGAGGGCAACAGGAAACGGCCGGAGGACTCCAAGACCTGTCCTTACTTCCACCAATTGGACGCACTCTATCGCAAGAAACTGCTCGGCAGTAGCGGCGGCGGCACTAGCAGTAGCAGTGTGGGAGTCAAACCACAACAGGAGCCAATCTCACAAGAACAGCACCAACAGCGGCCTGCAACGAAGACCCCGGACGACAGTGGCAACGATAACGGAAACAGTAATGGTGGGAATGCTGAGGGCGGTGAAGGTCGCGATGGTGCACAAGTTCAAACGAGCGAAGGAGGACATCGGCCCACCTTCTTTGAAGAAGCGATGAAGAAG CCAGAAGACATCGTGAAGGAGCCGATGGAGCGAAGGCAACGTCAACCGGTGATGGATGACCCTGATAAGGTGGACGAGCCCGACAGCAATAACTTGCACGAAGatgaggaggacgacgacgacaATGAGGACGACGAGGACAGCAAGATGCAGTACGAGATACAGTTCCAGAGGCAGAGCGTGAGCGGCGGCGGCGGGAACGCATCGACGACGGCATCGGCAGCAGCGACTACTGCAGCAGGTTCCTTCTTGGCCGTGGTTCAGTAG